A genomic stretch from Natronincola ferrireducens includes:
- a CDS encoding carboxylate--amine ligase: MNNKAVILGSNYYIGLSAIRCLGVHGITTVAVDYSEENTYGAKSKYCSERLISPHYKEDPKGFIRFLKDYAKRQSSPPVLIPCHDAYVEIVDEYLSELQECFLIPQTDKGLYTKLMNKETLHRLAMEKGVTVPETVRVNEENFFEKVESMIKFPCIVKPVDSASFVAKFRRKIFKVHNKEELEKALEKAQDADLEVIVQRIIPGFDDHMYTFDAYLNQEAKVTHWTTCQKYRQYPINFGASVYTGQKHVPELYEIGAKFLEEVGYKGFAEIEFKKDEETGEFYLIEINVRITNFNNMLYKVGLNMPYITYRELTGQPLEPKAITEDTNIVFWYAFEDLLAIKDYIKTGQLTLWEVLASLFKPKAYAIWDWNDPAPGFAFLQNLAGKILKKITRR; the protein is encoded by the coding sequence ATGAATAATAAAGCTGTAATTTTAGGATCCAATTATTATATAGGTTTAAGTGCCATTCGATGTTTAGGGGTGCATGGTATAACCACTGTAGCTGTAGACTACTCTGAAGAAAACACCTATGGTGCTAAATCCAAATATTGTTCTGAAAGGCTTATTTCTCCCCACTATAAAGAAGATCCAAAGGGGTTTATTAGGTTTTTAAAGGATTATGCCAAGAGACAAAGTTCTCCTCCAGTGCTTATTCCCTGTCACGATGCATATGTTGAGATTGTTGATGAATACTTATCAGAGCTGCAGGAATGTTTCCTTATTCCTCAAACTGACAAAGGCTTATATACAAAGCTTATGAATAAAGAAACCTTGCACCGATTAGCTATGGAAAAAGGTGTGACTGTACCAGAGACAGTTAGGGTAAATGAAGAGAATTTCTTTGAAAAAGTAGAAAGCATGATTAAATTTCCTTGTATTGTTAAACCTGTTGATTCAGCCTCCTTTGTGGCGAAATTTAGAAGAAAGATATTTAAGGTTCATAATAAAGAGGAACTAGAAAAAGCCTTAGAAAAGGCCCAAGACGCCGACTTAGAAGTAATTGTCCAAAGGATTATACCAGGCTTTGATGATCATATGTATACTTTTGACGCCTATTTAAATCAAGAGGCTAAAGTAACCCATTGGACCACCTGTCAAAAGTATCGTCAATATCCTATCAACTTTGGAGCCTCTGTTTATACGGGACAAAAACATGTACCTGAGCTTTATGAAATTGGGGCTAAATTTTTAGAAGAGGTAGGCTATAAAGGGTTTGCTGAAATAGAATTCAAAAAGGATGAAGAAACTGGAGAATTTTATCTAATAGAAATAAATGTGAGAATTACCAACTTTAATAATATGTTATATAAGGTGGGTTTAAATATGCCCTATATAACCTACCGAGAATTAACAGGACAACCCCTAGAGCCCAAGGCTATTACAGAAGATACAAACATCGTGTTTTGGTATGCTTTTGAGGATTTATTGGCAATTAAAGATTATATCAAAACTGGACAACTTACCTTGTGGGAGGTACTGGCATCTTTATTTAAACCAAAGGCCTACGCAATTTGGGATTGGAATGATCCAGCACCTGGTTTTGCATTTTTACAAAACCTTGCAGGTAAAATATTGAAAAAAATCACTAGAAGATAA